The Caloenas nicobarica isolate bCalNic1 chromosome Z, bCalNic1.hap1, whole genome shotgun sequence region ttgaaataaaaagggCCTagggtttgtgttttctttctttcttctgaataaagatgatttttttaaaaatctaaacgtttcaaattttaaaattgtaaaggTTTTAAATGGTTCTCTTTCtcttatttaaatattcttctgTTCAAACTTTGCCCATCTTCCTAAAGAAACCAGGGCTGTGTGGCAATACTCCAGCTGTTCATTATCTCCTCTCTCTGACCTTCTCATGACATGTGAACTGGATGACTTTTTCCCAGCCAAATTTGACATGACGATGAGAAGTCTCAAAGACATTACAGATAAGCCATTTACTCAGGTACATCCATTATCTAAGGCCTTAATGGGTCTAGCCAAACCAACAGAGAAACCCCCCTCAAATGCCTACTGAGGGAAAACCTGAAACCTGAGCTTCTCCTTTACCAATGTTGGAACATCTGCCTAAGAAGGAAACTTGAGAAGGTGCTGGGTGCCTAAATCCCCTTCCAGATATTCTTGCTCCCATAACTTGCGTTTGCTCACACTGCTCATGTTTCTCTGCTGCATAGGCTATGGAGCCTAGAATATTCTGCTGCATGCTTTTGTCTCAAATTCAAATAACATACAAGGGTGCGTCATTAGTTCCTCACCTTCCTTTGCTCCTCTACACTGCTGCTACCTCTGCACAGCTCATCACGCTGCGCAGGTCTCCTCTATTTGCAGTGGGTGATCAATCAAGTCAAGATAAGTTTGGAGCATTTTTTATTCCAGTGGTATATTGAATTAATTGCACCACTCTATTTCCATTGTGGTGATTaagaaaatgcttgttttccttcatgtttACTCTGCAAAACAGCTTCTAATGCAGGGTTTGGTCAACACAACTATGAAGTGTATAGGAAAGACCTTCAGGCATCACATCATCACCTGGCAATATTATCAACTCAGAAAAACTTTATCCATAACCATAcataggtattttttttccagtctgctgCTACAGCAAGTGCCACTGCCCTTAATTTCCACCTTATCTTTTCTGCCTGCTGGAGCACAGGATGGGACTGCCATGAAACTTGGAAGTTTTTCACCTGCTCTTTTATCAGCTTCAAGCAtgttctctttcatttcctgtctcttcctctttttttccttcacactgTTTgcccatttttatttcttcatgaTGCTTCGTCTTAGACTGATTTCACCCATTTAACCAAAAAGATGAAAGATAGACCCAAACAAAAGGCAGTTACCAGAATTCATTAACCCAGCAAGGTCAACACACTGGGTTTCGGATCCAGTGCAGTTTACAATTTCGTTACCACACTGGAAGGAGTCTACGCTGTAGCAGGCAGGACACTGGTATCCATTGGGCACGTTGTCCTCTGGTGGCACTAGAAAGAAAGAGATAGGACATAATTGGTTttaaggaaggaagaagagggacAAGCCAGGTGATGGCTTAGCCTAGAAAGCCTCACCTCAGGTCGGGGCAGACAGAGAGGGGATGTGGTATAAGGACAAAGGGCACTTACAAGACACAGAGACTGTTTGACAGTCGTCACCCGTGCAGCAAGCCAAGTGGCTCCTTGCTTTTACCTTCCCATAATTCATGGTGATAGGGCCAAGGTGGCAAATGTTGGATGACAGGCAGGCCTTGATGGATGAAGGAATTGTCATCCCTCCTGTAACAAAGTGGAAGGCAGCACCAAGTCGTTAACCACAAGGTAACCCACTTCCCGTCCCACTAGGTCCTACTGCAGCTACTAAGCAGCCGTCCTGGGGCGTGAGAGAGGTCTGGGGACAGCAGAACTCCCCTGGGAACAGCACTGGTGACCCTGGTAATCCTCTCAGAGGAGCAAGGGTGCCATCACATCTGAGACACCAGTGAGGGATCTCTCCTTCTCTACGTTATGCTTAAAGGCAGGGGAAAAGCACGACTCCTCGCAGCCAGCTGGCCTTGTTGCAGATATTCGCCTTGGCCAGAATCCCCCAGCCACAGAGCTTATGAGGTGACCCACAGCCCACATTTCTTCATGCCACCCTCAGGGCACAGAGTCTATCACAGCCACAAGCATCCTGATACAGGACAATCTAGTCTTTCTCATGAACCAAACTCAAAATGTGTAACATGGGCAGATCAGTTACATTGCAGTCTACTGAGGCCCCACCAATGCTGTGAGGAGGAAATGTGGCTTTGCACAAGTGGAGGGAAGACATGCACTGGAGCTGCCAGCACCAAAGCTGGTAGGGTATGAGATAACCCCCAGCCTAAAAGCCAATGATCACATTACTGAAGGTGGGCGATGACTGAGGCCATGCCACGAACACAACAAAGCGTGCAGTTGTGTCAGGACTGAGCACTCATCTTTGGCTTATCAGTTGTGGGACAGGGCAGAAGCTCAGCCTTGGTGGTGCCACCAGGCCCCCTGGTATCTCCTTCCCTGCCTGAAGAAGGATGTCAGGTGCAGGCCAGTTTCTCCTCCACCTGTGGCCAGTGCATCTTCAGTGCTAGATGCCAGCAGCCTTGTGTCCCTCGCAGTCCAGACTCTCAACCCATCTACTCACCTTAGCCAGAATTAAAAGCCAATGTCTCCTCCTGCTGCCTAGGTCCTCCCCTCCACAACTAAGAACCAAGTAGGAAACTGCTCCTCAAGATAGAGGAATAGAGAGCTTTCCTCATCCTGGGACACCCTGATCTCTGAGTGCTCAgtcaatgaaaagcaaaatggacAGCTTATCCAAGGACCCTCCCTAACACCAGTGACAGGTGTGGAGAGAGAGACCCATCCCCTGGCCCCACTCCGAAAGATGTGCTGGCACACAGCCATGGTGGGTGTCTCACTTACCTATCATGACCTCATGCAGAATGATGCCGCAGGTATCTTCACCACCACTACAGGTTTTCATGGGGCCAGAGCAGCTTTTTCCTATGCTGTGACAAACCTCACACTGAAGGGAGGTCCctggggaaagaaggaggacactttcctgggcagcagtCATGAGGGATCTCACTTCCCCTTTCCTCGATATTTTGATTCAGCATTTGATCAGCACTTTTCACattcttcttcctttattttccctttttcgTTGCTCAATCTgtgagctgttttgtttttttttttttacttattatttCTATGATTATTTATTCTAGTATGAACTTGGATTTGGGCAAGTGAGAAGAAGCGATTTTGGGAtagcattttacattttaaccACCAATACCCACCCAGCTTCTCTCGTCTCCTATA contains the following coding sequences:
- the LOC136002381 gene encoding phospholipase A2 inhibitor gamma subunit B-like, with protein sequence MKVSLGLSFFLAFLDPGTSLQCEVCHSIGKSCSGPMKTCSGGEDTCGIILHEVMIGGMTIPSSIKACLSSNICHLGPITMNYGKVKARSHLACCTGDDCQTVSVSLPPEDNVPNGYQCPACYSVDSFQCGNEIVNCTGSETQCVDLAGLMNSGGLSLKAAMKGCTTISECSIVGDGKNNLGVMDIKLRRFQCRSASALTRVSSGSASPDTLFLPVLSGFILEKILF